A stretch of DNA from Allomeiothermus silvanus DSM 9946:
GAGCGCAGGAGGCCAGGGTGAAGTTTGCTATCGGGTCAAGATCCTTTAGGACGATGGGTTATCCTTGGTGGGGAGAGAATGCGATGCCAGCCAAAGTACTGGTCGTAGAAGACGATCCGGGCATTCGTATGTTGGTCGCTACCACCCTGCAATCGGCGGGGCTCGCCGTGCTGGAAGCCCGCGACGGCGTCGAGGCCATGGACTTCATACCGGAAGCGGACCTGGTGGTGCTCGACGTGGGCCTGCCACGGCAATCTGGCTGGGAAGTCCTGGAGGCCATCCGCCAGAACTTCGGCCAGTTGCCGGTGCTGATGCTCACCGGCCACTCCGACGAGACCAACCGGGTGCGGGGCCTCGAGAGCGGAGCCGATGACTACCTCACCAAACCCTTTAGCGTGCGTGAGCTAGCTGCTCGGGTGAAGGCCCTGCTGCGTCGTTCGGGCCGACTAGGGCTCATCGTGATGGGCTCGCTCAAGCTCTCCCCCGGCAGCCGCGAAGCCTGGCTCGACAACGACACGCTGCACCTCACGCCTTTGGAGTTCGATCTGCTGATGACCTTGGCCCAGGCCCCCGGGCGCATCTTCAGCCGCGAGGAACTGCTGGTGCGGCACTGGGGCGCCGAGTACGAGGGCACCGAGCGGGTCGTGGACATCTACATTGGCCGACTGCGCAAAAAGCTCCTCACCGAGTCGGATCGGCTCGAGACGGTGTGGGGTCAGGGCTACCGGCTCAGGAGCGATTAGCGCAGCCTTGCGATACCTTTGCTGTGCGATAAGAAACCTATTTGACCTGTGCTTCTTTCTGGGGCCCCCACCCGAGAGGTTGGTTTCGCCGACCGTAGGGCAGTGAAGGGCCATCGGCCCCCGGCTGGCGCCGGTACTCAAGTGAAGGGCCATCGGCCCCCGGCTGGCGCCGGTACTCAAGTGAAGGGCCATCGGCCCCCGGCTGGCGCCGGTACTCAGGGGTAGCGTTCCGCTCGGTGCTAGCAAAAGCTCATCCATTGCGACTACCTCGACTGGACTCGCTACCCGGCTATCGCCGCAAACATACGCCGCGGGCGGGGTTCATATGATACTCCGATGCTGCATCGGGCAAAAATCGGGTGGGTTGTGTATGATACGGCTACCGCATGATTCACTCCTGGGCTGACCTCGAGGCAAAAAGGCTGCGCTTCGCTCGAGCAATCGTCGCTGCGGGGAAGTAATGCAGAACCGCTGTGCGTAGCCGACCCAAACCTAAAACCTATCCTCACCCAACCGCACGAGAAAGGATGCTCATGCCCGAGCTTTATCCCGAGCTATACGTCCACCCGGATATCTCCCAAGCTTCCACCCTGCCCGCTGCGTTTTACAAAGACCCAGCGATCTTCGAGCGGGCCAAGGAGCAAGTTTTTGCCCGCACCTGGCAGTGGGTGGGCGACACCGACGACCTCAAAGCGCCCGGCACGGTCAAGCCTTTTACCCTGCTCGAGGGCTTTCTGGATGAGCCGTTGGTGATCACCCGCGACCACGACGACCGGCTCCACCTCCTCTCCAACGTCTGCACCCACCGGGGGATGCTGGTAGCCGAGACCGGGGACAACGCCCGCTACCTGCGCTGCCGCTACCACGGGCGGCGCTTCGGCCTGGACGGCTGTTTCCAGGCCATGCCGGAGTTCGAGGGGGTGAAGGGTTTCCCCAGCGAGAGCGACCACCTGCCCCAAGTTCCCTTCGGGCTGTGGCGGGGCAAGTTTCTCTTTGCCAGCCTAGACCCAGCGGTGCCGCTGGAGGAGGTCTTGAAGCCCATAGAGGAGCGCCTGGGCTGGCTGCCGCTGCAGCAGTTTTACTTCGAACCCGCGCGGGCCCGCGACTATTTGGTGCGGGCCAACTGGGCCTTGTACTGCGACAACTACCTCGAGGGCTTCCACATCCCCTTCATCCACGCCTCGCTGAACGCGGCGATCGATTACGGGAGCTACACCAGCGAAATCTACGATTGGTGCAACCTGCAACTAGGCGTAGCGGCCTCGGGCGAGACGGCCTTCGAGCTTCCCCAAGACTCCCCCGACTATGGCCAGCGCATCGGGGCCTACTACTACTGGGTCTTCCCCAACTTGATGCTGAACTTCTATCCCTGGGGCCTCTCGGTGAACGTGGTACGGCCTTTGGGGCCGGAACTCACCAAGGTCTCGTTTTTGCCCTACGTGTGGAAGCCAGCTTTGCTGGACTCTGGAGCAGGGGCGGGGCTAGACCGGGTAGAGCGCGAGGACGAAGTGGTGGTAGAAGCTGTGCAGAAGGGGGTTAAGTCGCGCTTTTACGACCGCGGGCGCTTTAGCGTGGCCCGGGAACAGGGGGTCCACCACTTCCACCGCCTGTTAGCACAGGCCCTCGCCCCTTAGATCAGCCCAAGGCGGGCAACTCTCCGTGGGGCACTCCACTTGCCGGGCAGTTAATCTCACACTCATCCACCTCCCGTACCCTGGCCCCGGCCTGGATTGACACCCGGCTACCCTTTCAGTATGGTTAGCCACGTAATTCAGGTTCACCCTATGGAGGTTTTGATGAGCAAGAAGTGGGTCGTCCTGCTGGCACTCGCCTTAGCTTCCCTCTCTTTGGCCCAGAAGATCGGCGATTGTGAACTTACCGGCAAAAAAGGCGAATACACCATCAAACCGGTGGTGCCGGGCCAGCTCACCGTGCAGACCAACCTGCCCGCCCCCGGCTGGTGGAACGGCGACACCCCCCAGACCATCAAGTCTGGCTTCGAGTACTGTTTGGCTGCTAACATCGCCTACCGCGCGGGGCTGGATAAGGTGGTAGTGCAAAACGTCTCCTTCGACGCACTGGTCGCGGGACAGACCAAGGCCTTCGACCTGGCACTCTCCCAGGTCACCATCACCGACGAGCGCAAAAAGGTGGTGGATTTCTCGCCCCCCTACTTCTCCTCCGACCAAGGGCTGCTGGTACGTAAGGGCACCAAGGTGAACTCGAGCAACATCAAGAGCCTGAAGATCGGGGTGCAGCAGGGGACCACTGCGGTGGATTTCGTCAAGAACGTGCTCAAAGTTCCCGCTGCCAACATTCGGGTCTTCCCCGACACCCCCAACATGTTCACCGCTTTGCAAGCCCGCCAGGTGGATGTGGTGATGCTCGACACCGCCATCGTGTTGGTGCAGGCGGCGAAATCCAACGGGGCTTTGGAAGTAGTGGGGCAGTACAAGACCGGCGAGAGCTATGGGGCCATCTACCCCAAGAACTCGCCTAACCGCGCCACCTTCGACCGCATCATCCAGGCCCTCAACGCCGATGGGACCATCAAGAAGCTCACCCAAGCCTACCTAGCGAAAGAGTTCGGCGGCGACCCTACCGCGATCCCCTACCTCAAGCCCTAGGCCCCTACCGTGAACACAATCAACAAGCAGGGGCGCAGCAGCGCCCCTTCGATTCCTAAAGACGCCACCCCCTTGGCCCTGGCTGCCTTGGTGGTGAGCGCTTTGGTCATTGCCGGAGCCTGGGCTACTTTGGAGAAGCTGCACAAAGTGCTCGTGCAAAACAAACTCGAGCACCCCTGGGTAATCGCCTTGCTGGCCTTAGCCGCCTTGCTCCTCTTGCTGCTGCTTTTCCCCGCAGTGCGGGGGTTGCGCGACGCCGGCCAGGCTCGAGCCGCCCTCGGGCGCCACGAGCTGATCGAAGCCCGGGTCAAGGCCGCGGCGGCCCGCGAATGGGCCTGGTACGCCATTGGCTATGCGGTAGCGGCCGCGCTGGTTTTCATAACCATCCAGTTCTTGCTAGCCAACGACGGAGCGGTAGGGGCTACCTTCTTCAAGCTCTCGCTGATCCAGGATTCGTTCGGCCTGGTTCTGCAGGCTTTTTGGAAAAACGTCTGGATGTTCTGCGTGGCCGAGGTCTTCATCTTGGTCTGGGGGTTGGTAATCGCGGTAGCCCGCATGGTCCCAGGGCGGGCCGGATCCCCGATCCGCTTTTTGGCCACCGTCTACACCGACGCATTCCGGGGACTGCCCACCATCATCAGCATCTACCTCATCGCCCTGGGTCTGCCGCTGGCTAATGTGCCCTTGGTGCGCGACTGGCCCCCGGAGTGGCTGGCCGTTCTGGCCCTCACGGTGAGCTATGGGGCCTACGTGGCCGAGGTTTACCGCGCCGGACTGGATAGCATCCATCCCAGCCAGTGGGCCGCGGCCCGCTCGCTGGGCCTTTCCTTTAGCCAGACCCTGCGCTTTGTGATCATTCCCCAGGCGGTGCGGCGCATCATACCGCCCCTCTTGAACGACTTTATCGCTTTGCAAAAAGATACCGCGCTGGTGAATGTGGTGGGGGTGATCGATGGTTTCAACCAGGCCAAGATCATTGCCAGTAACCGCTTCAACCTCTCGGCGGTGACTACGGTGGCGATTTTGTTCATGCTGATTACCATTCCCCAAACACGCTTTGTAGACCGGCTTCTCGAGCAGGAGAAACGGCGCACCCGGGCTTAGAGATCATGAGCTTTCTCGAGATACGCAACGTACACAAGCATTACGGAAACGTGGAGGTGCTCCGGGGGATCAACCTGGATGTGGAAGAGCACCAGGTGGTCTGCCTGATCGGGCCGTCGGGGTGCGGCAAGTCTACCTTGCTGCGCTGTGTGAATGGCCTCGAGGCCATCAGCGCAGGGGAGATCCGCCTGGAGGGTGACCGTATCACCGGTCCCGGCGTGGACCTAGACCGGCTACGCCGCGAGGTGGGGATCGTCTTCCAGAGCTTTAACCTCTTTCCCCACATGACCGTGCTGCAAAACGTCACCCTGGCCCCAGTGCAGGTACTCAAGATCCCTAGGGCTGAGGCCGAGGAGAGGGCGATGGGGCTTCTAAGGCGGATCGGGCTCGAGCACAAGGCCAGCGAGTATCCCGACCGCCTCTCCGGCGGACAGCAACAGCGGGTGGCTATCGTGCGGGCTCTGGCGATGGAACCCAAACTGATGCTCCTAGACGAGATCACCTCAGCCTTAGACCCCGAGCTGGTCTCGGAGGTGCTGAACCTATTGCGCGAGCTTGCCTCCGAAGGTATGACCATGATCCTGGCGACCCACGAGATGGGCTTTGCCAAGGAGGTCGCCAGCAAGGTTTGCTTCTTGCACCAGGGGGTAGTTCACGAGGAAGGGCCGCCTGAGCAAATCTTTGGCAACCCGCAGAAGGAACGCACCAAGGAGTTTCTCTCGAGCATCATCGAGGCCGGGCGGCTTTAGAAGATCGGCTCCAACCTCTGCCCGGTTTTGGGCAGCGAACCAGCATCCATCCAACTACGTTGTGTAGAGCGCATTGATGCGAACGTACTCCTCGGTGAGGTCGCAGCCCCAAGCCACCCCCTGTCCTTCCCCCTCGGCCAGGTCCACCTCGACGATAACCTCCTCGGCTCGCATGGCCTCGCTGACCGAAGCGCGGTCAAACTCGAGTACCCGCCCCGCATAAAGGGGAATCCCCTGCAGAGAGATCCTCACCCGATCCACCGCGAAGTGCGCCCCGGATTTGCCGATGGCCATCATCACCCGGCCCCAGTTGGGGTCGTTGCCGTAGACGGCGCTC
This window harbors:
- a CDS encoding ABC transporter substrate-binding protein, whose product is MSKKWVVLLALALASLSLAQKIGDCELTGKKGEYTIKPVVPGQLTVQTNLPAPGWWNGDTPQTIKSGFEYCLAANIAYRAGLDKVVVQNVSFDALVAGQTKAFDLALSQVTITDERKKVVDFSPPYFSSDQGLLVRKGTKVNSSNIKSLKIGVQQGTTAVDFVKNVLKVPAANIRVFPDTPNMFTALQARQVDVVMLDTAIVLVQAAKSNGALEVVGQYKTGESYGAIYPKNSPNRATFDRIIQALNADGTIKKLTQAYLAKEFGGDPTAIPYLKP
- a CDS encoding amino acid ABC transporter permease; this translates as MNTINKQGRSSAPSIPKDATPLALAALVVSALVIAGAWATLEKLHKVLVQNKLEHPWVIALLALAALLLLLLLFPAVRGLRDAGQARAALGRHELIEARVKAAAAREWAWYAIGYAVAAALVFITIQFLLANDGAVGATFFKLSLIQDSFGLVLQAFWKNVWMFCVAEVFILVWGLVIAVARMVPGRAGSPIRFLATVYTDAFRGLPTIISIYLIALGLPLANVPLVRDWPPEWLAVLALTVSYGAYVAEVYRAGLDSIHPSQWAAARSLGLSFSQTLRFVIIPQAVRRIIPPLLNDFIALQKDTALVNVVGVIDGFNQAKIIASNRFNLSAVTTVAILFMLITIPQTRFVDRLLEQEKRRTRA
- a CDS encoding response regulator transcription factor gives rise to the protein MPAKVLVVEDDPGIRMLVATTLQSAGLAVLEARDGVEAMDFIPEADLVVLDVGLPRQSGWEVLEAIRQNFGQLPVLMLTGHSDETNRVRGLESGADDYLTKPFSVRELAARVKALLRRSGRLGLIVMGSLKLSPGSREAWLDNDTLHLTPLEFDLLMTLAQAPGRIFSREELLVRHWGAEYEGTERVVDIYIGRLRKKLLTESDRLETVWGQGYRLRSD
- a CDS encoding aromatic ring-hydroxylating oxygenase subunit alpha translates to MPELYPELYVHPDISQASTLPAAFYKDPAIFERAKEQVFARTWQWVGDTDDLKAPGTVKPFTLLEGFLDEPLVITRDHDDRLHLLSNVCTHRGMLVAETGDNARYLRCRYHGRRFGLDGCFQAMPEFEGVKGFPSESDHLPQVPFGLWRGKFLFASLDPAVPLEEVLKPIEERLGWLPLQQFYFEPARARDYLVRANWALYCDNYLEGFHIPFIHASLNAAIDYGSYTSEIYDWCNLQLGVAASGETAFELPQDSPDYGQRIGAYYYWVFPNLMLNFYPWGLSVNVVRPLGPELTKVSFLPYVWKPALLDSGAGAGLDRVEREDEVVVEAVQKGVKSRFYDRGRFSVAREQGVHHFHRLLAQALAP
- a CDS encoding amino acid ABC transporter ATP-binding protein, producing the protein MSFLEIRNVHKHYGNVEVLRGINLDVEEHQVVCLIGPSGCGKSTLLRCVNGLEAISAGEIRLEGDRITGPGVDLDRLRREVGIVFQSFNLFPHMTVLQNVTLAPVQVLKIPRAEAEERAMGLLRRIGLEHKASEYPDRLSGGQQQRVAIVRALAMEPKLMLLDEITSALDPELVSEVLNLLRELASEGMTMILATHEMGFAKEVASKVCFLHQGVVHEEGPPEQIFGNPQKERTKEFLSSIIEAGRL